One Alphaproteobacteria bacterium LSUCC0396 genomic region harbors:
- a CDS encoding YeeE/YedE family protein: MTIAWASFTPLSAFLGGCLIGLAALLLMAFQGRVMGISGILGGLFGATSSGDRTWRLAFLLGVVGGPIAWQAVIKAPIVWQAFAAGPQFYIAAFLVGLGTAIGSGCTSGHGICGLARFSPRSFVAVMAFMTSAVATVAIVNHI; the protein is encoded by the coding sequence ATGACTATTGCATGGGCAAGTTTTACCCCGCTTAGCGCGTTTCTAGGCGGCTGTCTTATCGGTCTTGCGGCACTCTTGCTGATGGCATTTCAAGGGCGGGTAATGGGCATAAGTGGCATTCTTGGTGGGCTGTTTGGTGCCACGTCATCAGGTGACCGCACCTGGCGGTTAGCATTTTTATTAGGCGTTGTCGGCGGCCCGATTGCGTGGCAGGCAGTCATCAAAGCGCCGATTGTCTGGCAGGCCTTTGCCGCTGGCCCGCAATTTTATATTGCGGCGTTTCTGGTTGGGCTGGGGACGGCGATTGGATCGGGCTGTACATCAGGGCATGGCATTTGTGGGCTTGCCCGCTTTTCGCCGCGTTCATTCGTTGCCGTTATGGCCTTTATGACAAGCGCGGTGGCAACCGTCGCGATCGTCAATCATATATAG
- a CDS encoding DUF6691 family protein translates to MTRLITAVVIGAIFGIGLAIAGMLNPSKVIGFLDIFGDWDPSLVLVMGGGVLVNAIGLRFVLKRKTPIQSAKFLLPTASRIDKPLVLGSVIFGIGWGLAGLCPGPVVASLLLNGTAMLPFFGMLIAGLLAGRIIMRRVGA, encoded by the coding sequence ATGACACGTTTGATAACAGCCGTGGTTATTGGCGCTATCTTTGGCATCGGCCTTGCGATTGCTGGCATGCTAAATCCGTCTAAAGTCATTGGTTTTCTTGATATTTTTGGCGATTGGGATCCGTCTCTGGTGTTGGTTATGGGCGGCGGTGTATTGGTAAATGCCATAGGTCTGCGTTTTGTGCTAAAGCGGAAAACGCCAATCCAATCGGCAAAATTTTTGCTGCCAACCGCGTCTAGAATTGACAAGCCGCTAGTTCTGGGCAGCGTGATTTTCGGAATTGGCTGGGGGCTTGCCGGGCTTTGCCCGGGGCCGGTGGTTGCCAGTTTATTGCTGAACGGCACGGCGATGTTACCATTTTTCGGTATGCTGATTGCCGGATTGCTGGCTGGCCGCATTATAATGCGGCGGGTTGGGGCGTGA